A genomic segment from bacterium encodes:
- a CDS encoding SEC59/DGK1/VTE5 family protein: protein MTNATSAAQLDYRGEVWRKLLHLFALVMPVGYHLAPRAMAVGVTFFFFGLSLLVDIARFRGWPIQRIWAPIVNPIVRPKEAAAFTGATHILFSGWLCPLVFSVPAAALGMSTIILGDAAAALVGRRWGRHRFENGSRSWEGSTAFLLASLIPAFLIPGLPLWIGLIAAPLATVTEAISECVDDNLSVPLVVGLFAHLALTLSP, encoded by the coding sequence ATGACCAACGCGACATCCGCAGCGCAACTGGATTATCGGGGAGAAGTCTGGCGCAAACTCCTGCACCTGTTCGCGCTGGTGATGCCGGTCGGTTATCATCTCGCGCCGCGCGCGATGGCGGTCGGGGTCACATTTTTCTTCTTCGGTTTGTCGCTGCTGGTTGACATCGCGCGCTTTCGCGGCTGGCCGATTCAGCGCATCTGGGCGCCGATCGTCAATCCGATTGTCCGCCCCAAAGAGGCCGCCGCCTTCACCGGCGCCACCCACATCCTCTTTTCCGGCTGGCTCTGTCCGCTGGTGTTCAGCGTTCCCGCCGCCGCATTGGGCATGAGCACGATTATTCTCGGTGATGCCGCCGCCGCGCTGGTCGGACGGCGGTGGGGGAGACACCGGTTTGAGAATGGCTCTCGCTCCTGGGAGGGCTCAACCGCGTTTCTGTTGGCCAGTCTGATTCCCGCGTTTCTGATTCCTGGCCTGCCGCTCTGGATCGGCCTGATCGCCGCGCCGCTGGCGACAGTGACCGAGGCAATCTCCGAGTGCGTCGACGACAACCTCTCGGTGCCGCTGGTCGTCGGCCTCTTCGCCCATCTGGCCCTTACTCTGTCCCCGTAG